A stretch of the Salmo salar chromosome ssa20, Ssal_v3.1, whole genome shotgun sequence genome encodes the following:
- the LOC106581033 gene encoding solute carrier family 13 member 5 isoform X1 encodes MVVCLTGLWRYRNYLIIFLTPLLILPLPIIVGGPEASCGYVIILMTLYWCTECMPLAVTGLLPVILFPMMGIMESSEVCTQYMKDSNMLFVGGLLMAIAVEQWNLHKRIALRVLLIVGVRPALLMFGFMGITAFLSMWISNTASTAMMLPITNAVLKQLCDTEAQAEEGEMDLMAIRGAGPGTGIPKGQDNQAFDMGDKENSITIYDGGATKCTKDVKPMKNGIQLAVVDSLEHLSVNYSTIHLSRGTQPETGVEESPEARERRLKREAKYLKLGKGMSLSVCYAASIGGTATLTGSAPNLILKGQVDELFPGNGDIINFASWFGFSFPNMVLMLIISWLWLQSMYLGCNMKKLFGCGTNKDGDKEPYGMIKNEYKKLGSVSFAEGCILVLFVLLVLLWFTREPGFMPGWATVLFNKDRLYVTDGTVAMLMSTLFFLIPSQLPRCGGYSENGKPLKAPPTLLNWDMVHKKMPWNIFLLVGGGFALARGSETSGLSQWLGESLAPLQSIPPVAISFLLSLLISTFTECSSNVATTTLFLPILAIMAVAIKLHPLYVMLPCTICASLAFMLPVATAPNAIAFSYGNLKVMDMVKAGFVLNIIGVITINIALNTWGAAMFNLNTFPDWANVTTIPTP; translated from the exons gaggCTAGTTGTGGTTATGTGATCATCCTGATGACCCTGTACTGGTGTACAGAGTGTATGCCCCTGGCTGTGACCGGTCTGCTGCCTGTCATCCTCTTCCCTATGATGGGCATCATGGAGTCAAGCGAG GTGTGTACCCAGTACATGAAGGACTCTAACATGCTGTTCGTCGGAGGGCTGTTGATGGCTATAGCTGTGGAACAATGGAACCTTCACAAACGCATCGCCCTCAGAGTACTTCTCATAGTAGGGGTGAGGCCTGCCCT TCTGATGTTTGGCTTCATGGGCATCACAGCCTTCCTGTCCATGTGGATCAGTAACACAGCCTCCACTGCCATGATGCTGCCCATCACTAATGCTGTGCTGAAGCAGCTGTGTGACACCGAGGCCCAggcagaggagggggagatggaccTGATGGCCATCAGGGGGGCCGGGCCCGGGACTGGGATACCTAAGGGCCAGGACAACCAAGCCTTTGATATGGGTGACAAGGAGAACAGTATTACcatat ATGATGGAGGTGCTACTAAATGTACAAAGGATGTCAAGCCCATGAAGAATGGAATTCAGTTAG CTGTTGTGGATTCCCTGGAACACCTTTCTGTCAATTATTCAACCATTCATCTTAGTAGAGGAACACAA CCCGAGACAGGGGTGGAGGAGAGTCCGGAGGCGAGGGAGAGGAGGCTAAAGAGGGAGGCTAAGTACCTGAAACTGGGTAAAGGCATGAGTCTCAGTGTGTGTTACGCTGCCAGCATCGGAGGAACAGCCACCCTTACCGGCTCCGCCCCGAACCTCATCCTCAAAGGACAGGTCGACGA ACTGTTCCCAGGAAATGGAGACATCATCAACTTTGCCAGCTGGTTTGGTTTCTCCTTCCCCAACATGGTTCTGATGCTGATCATCTCCTGGCTGTGGCTGCAGTCTATGTACCTGGGCTGCAA CATGAAGAAGTTGTTTGGCTGTGGGACGAATAAAGATGGTGACAAGGAGCCGTACGGGATGATAAAGAATGAGTATAAAAAGCTGGGCAGTGTGTCCTTCGCTGAGGGCTGCATCCTGGTGCTGTTTGTCCTGCTGGTCCTGCTCTGGTTCACCAGAGAACCAGGCTTCATGCCCGGCTGGGCCACTGTGCTCTTCAACAAGGACAGACT GTATGTCACTGATGGCACGGTGGCTATGCTGATGTCAACGCTGTTCTTTCTGATCCCATCCCAACTACCCAGATGTGGCGGGTACTCTGAgaatg GAAAGCCCCTGAAGGCCCCTCCCACCCTGCTCAACTGGGACATGGTCCATAAGAAGATGCCCTGGAACATTTTCCTGCTAGTGGGAGGAGGCTTCGCTCTGGCCCGGGGCAGCGAG ACGTCTGGTCTGTCTCAGTGGCTAGGAGAAAGTCTGGCCCCCCTGCAGTCCATCCCTCCCGTTGCCATCTCTTTCCTCCTGTCTCTACTCATCTCCACTTTCACTGAGTGCTCCAGTAACGTAGCTACTACCACACTGTTCCTGCCTATACTGGCCATTATG gCCGTAGCCATTAAGCTCCACCCGCTGTACGTCATGCTGCCCTGCACCATCTGTGCCTCGCTGGCCTTCATGTTGCCGGTGGCCACCGCCCCTAATGCCATCGCCTTCTCCTATGGCAACCTCAAAGTCATGGACATG GTGAAGGCTGGATTCGTGCTGAACATTATTGGTGTCATCACCATCAACATCGCACTGAACACCTGGGGAGCAGCCATGTTCAATCTCAACACATTCCCTGACTGGGCCAATGTTACCACCATACCCACCCCCTGA
- the LOC106581033 gene encoding solute carrier family 13 member 2 isoform X2, producing MVVCLTGLWRYRNYLIIFLTPLLILPLPIIVGGPEASCGYVIILMTLYWCTECMPLAVTGLLPVILFPMMGIMESSEVCTQYMKDSNMLFVGGLLMAIAVEQWNLHKRIALRVLLIVGVRPALLMFGFMGITAFLSMWISNTASTAMMLPITNAVLKQLCDTEAQAEEGEMDLMAIRGAGPGTGIPKGQDNQAFDMDDGGATKCTKDVKPMKNGIQLAVVDSLEHLSVNYSTIHLSRGTQPETGVEESPEARERRLKREAKYLKLGKGMSLSVCYAASIGGTATLTGSAPNLILKGQVDELFPGNGDIINFASWFGFSFPNMVLMLIISWLWLQSMYLGCNMKKLFGCGTNKDGDKEPYGMIKNEYKKLGSVSFAEGCILVLFVLLVLLWFTREPGFMPGWATVLFNKDRLYVTDGTVAMLMSTLFFLIPSQLPRCGGYSENGKPLKAPPTLLNWDMVHKKMPWNIFLLVGGGFALARGSETSGLSQWLGESLAPLQSIPPVAISFLLSLLISTFTECSSNVATTTLFLPILAIMAVAIKLHPLYVMLPCTICASLAFMLPVATAPNAIAFSYGNLKVMDMVKAGFVLNIIGVITINIALNTWGAAMFNLNTFPDWANVTTIPTP from the exons gaggCTAGTTGTGGTTATGTGATCATCCTGATGACCCTGTACTGGTGTACAGAGTGTATGCCCCTGGCTGTGACCGGTCTGCTGCCTGTCATCCTCTTCCCTATGATGGGCATCATGGAGTCAAGCGAG GTGTGTACCCAGTACATGAAGGACTCTAACATGCTGTTCGTCGGAGGGCTGTTGATGGCTATAGCTGTGGAACAATGGAACCTTCACAAACGCATCGCCCTCAGAGTACTTCTCATAGTAGGGGTGAGGCCTGCCCT TCTGATGTTTGGCTTCATGGGCATCACAGCCTTCCTGTCCATGTGGATCAGTAACACAGCCTCCACTGCCATGATGCTGCCCATCACTAATGCTGTGCTGAAGCAGCTGTGTGACACCGAGGCCCAggcagaggagggggagatggaccTGATGGCCATCAGGGGGGCCGGGCCCGGGACTGGGATACCTAAGGGCCAGGACAACCAAGCCTTTGATATGG ATGATGGAGGTGCTACTAAATGTACAAAGGATGTCAAGCCCATGAAGAATGGAATTCAGTTAG CTGTTGTGGATTCCCTGGAACACCTTTCTGTCAATTATTCAACCATTCATCTTAGTAGAGGAACACAA CCCGAGACAGGGGTGGAGGAGAGTCCGGAGGCGAGGGAGAGGAGGCTAAAGAGGGAGGCTAAGTACCTGAAACTGGGTAAAGGCATGAGTCTCAGTGTGTGTTACGCTGCCAGCATCGGAGGAACAGCCACCCTTACCGGCTCCGCCCCGAACCTCATCCTCAAAGGACAGGTCGACGA ACTGTTCCCAGGAAATGGAGACATCATCAACTTTGCCAGCTGGTTTGGTTTCTCCTTCCCCAACATGGTTCTGATGCTGATCATCTCCTGGCTGTGGCTGCAGTCTATGTACCTGGGCTGCAA CATGAAGAAGTTGTTTGGCTGTGGGACGAATAAAGATGGTGACAAGGAGCCGTACGGGATGATAAAGAATGAGTATAAAAAGCTGGGCAGTGTGTCCTTCGCTGAGGGCTGCATCCTGGTGCTGTTTGTCCTGCTGGTCCTGCTCTGGTTCACCAGAGAACCAGGCTTCATGCCCGGCTGGGCCACTGTGCTCTTCAACAAGGACAGACT GTATGTCACTGATGGCACGGTGGCTATGCTGATGTCAACGCTGTTCTTTCTGATCCCATCCCAACTACCCAGATGTGGCGGGTACTCTGAgaatg GAAAGCCCCTGAAGGCCCCTCCCACCCTGCTCAACTGGGACATGGTCCATAAGAAGATGCCCTGGAACATTTTCCTGCTAGTGGGAGGAGGCTTCGCTCTGGCCCGGGGCAGCGAG ACGTCTGGTCTGTCTCAGTGGCTAGGAGAAAGTCTGGCCCCCCTGCAGTCCATCCCTCCCGTTGCCATCTCTTTCCTCCTGTCTCTACTCATCTCCACTTTCACTGAGTGCTCCAGTAACGTAGCTACTACCACACTGTTCCTGCCTATACTGGCCATTATG gCCGTAGCCATTAAGCTCCACCCGCTGTACGTCATGCTGCCCTGCACCATCTGTGCCTCGCTGGCCTTCATGTTGCCGGTGGCCACCGCCCCTAATGCCATCGCCTTCTCCTATGGCAACCTCAAAGTCATGGACATG GTGAAGGCTGGATTCGTGCTGAACATTATTGGTGTCATCACCATCAACATCGCACTGAACACCTGGGGAGCAGCCATGTTCAATCTCAACACATTCCCTGACTGGGCCAATGTTACCACCATACCCACCCCCTGA